In the genome of Metabacillus litoralis, the window TTGTTCATATCATGATCTTTCTTAGCTGGTCGTCATTTCTCTTATTTAGTGGAAAACCGCCATTTTTTATGATTGTTCTCCTGTTTTTTATGATTGGTTATGGAAACGGTGCAAGTACCTTAACCTTTGCCATCGTTCGCCAATCTTTTGATCCTAAAGAAGTAGGGGTAGCAACGGGCTTTGCCAATATGGGTGGTTTTTTAAGTGCGGTTTTGTTACCAAGTATCTTTGGTAAAGTATTAGACTTTTTTCAAGTCTCTGAAAGTAATATCGGTTATTTCTATGGATTTATGATTCCCGTGGTTTTTTCATTAATAGGTTTATTTGGTGGATATCTTATTAAAGAACAACACCAGGAGGTTGTACAATCAAAGGAATTAACCTATTAATGGGGATAGTGAGTTTATTATTTATGAAAAAAATCTCCTAATAAGGAGATTTTTTCCGTTTAAAATGTAAAGTTGGTCTTGCCAAATACAGAGTAAAACAAGGGGTATCAAAACTAGTGTAGAAGTTACATAATGAACTAAGAAAGGACAAACTATTAAGGGAGGGGTATGAGCAGTCTTAGCAATGAATAAAAAGGAGAAAGACGTAATGATAAATAATGTTGGAAAAGTAACGGTTTATGTACAAGATCAAGAACAAGCAAAAGAATTCTGGGTAAATAAACTCGGGTTTATCTTAAAGTTGGAACAACCAATGGGACCCAGCGCTAAGTGGATCGAGGTTGGGCCTAGTGATGATGAATATACCACATTGGTTCTTTATTCAAAGTCAGCTATGGAGCAGCAGCAACCTTCAAAAGTTGCTCATCCATCGATTCTTTTTAGCACAGCAGATATTGAATCGGCTTATGAAGAAATGAAGCAAAGTGGAGTCAAGGTTGGTGACATGTTAAGAATGCCGTTCGGCACAATGTTTAGTTTTTATGATCAAGATGACAATGAATATTTATTACGAGAAGATAAATAAGTTGCAGTTAATGAAAGATCCCAGCCTACAAGAATACCTTAAGATGGGATTTCTTAAATGTAAGAGTGAAAGCAGGGGAAGTTATGAATATTTTATATGTCGAAGACGAGGAAGAGCTAGGAGCGTGGGTTTATCAGGATTTAACAAAAAGAGGCTATCAAGTGACTTGGTTAAAAAGTGGAGAAGGTGCTCTAGAGCGAGCTGAGGACTCAGATCTTGCTATCCTTGATGTTATGCTACCTGGCTTAGATGGCTTTTCTATTGGTAAGAGATTAAAAAAGGCTTCACCTAAGCTGCCAATCATCATGCTATCAGCGCGTTCACAAGTGGATGATAAGCTAGAAGGATTGCAATTTGCTGATGATTATATTACAAAACCGTTTCATCCAGATGAGCTTGCTGCAAGAATTAGTGTACTGTTACGTCGCTTTGATAAAATTATGCCAACTGTGATAGAAGTACAGCATTTGCGATATTATCCTAAGCAATTTCAGCTATTTGATGATGAACTTCAGGAAGAAATAATTTTAACATCAAAGCAGCTACAAATTTTTAACTACCTATTAAAACATGCCGGGCAAATTATGACAAAAGAACAAATCTATGAATCAAATTGGGGGGAAGTCTTTTTTGAAGGGGACAAAACGCTTATGGT includes:
- a CDS encoding VOC family protein, whose product is MINNVGKVTVYVQDQEQAKEFWVNKLGFILKLEQPMGPSAKWIEVGPSDDEYTTLVLYSKSAMEQQQPSKVAHPSILFSTADIESAYEEMKQSGVKVGDMLRMPFGTMFSFYDQDDNEYLLREDK
- a CDS encoding response regulator transcription factor; translated protein: MNILYVEDEEELGAWVYQDLTKRGYQVTWLKSGEGALERAEDSDLAILDVMLPGLDGFSIGKRLKKASPKLPIIMLSARSQVDDKLEGLQFADDYITKPFHPDELAARISVLLRRFDKIMPTVIEVQHLRYYPKQFQLFDDELQEEIILTSKQLQIFNYLLKHAGQIMTKEQIYESNWGEVFFEGDKTLMVHIRYLREKIEKDPAKPTIIETIRGIGYRLKQ